One window of Alkaliphilus metalliredigens QYMF genomic DNA carries:
- the ortB gene encoding 2-amino-4-oxopentanoate thiolase subunit OrtB — protein sequence MSNKDQSYQGVMNRKSEIMIKSVGIDYRDFELEGISFDYERMMRETGYSLQEMQSIQGESGVGNTPLLELKNLTGLARKLAPEGKGARIFIKDEAANPSGSFKARRAANAVYHAKKLGYKGVIAATSGNYGAAVASQAAMQGLKCIIVQECYDSTGKGQPEIIEKARKCEAYGAEVLQLTVGPELFYIFLQLLEETGYFNASLYTPFGIAGVETLGYELAMEFREKEGRDPDVVVCTNAGGGNLTGTARGLMKAGADGVRIVAASVNLKGLHMASDNHFNKKSFTTGHTGFGIPFATWPDRSDVPRSAARPLRYMDRYVLVNQGEVFYMTEALAQLEGLERGPAGNTSLVAAFSLAQEMDADQIIVVQETEYTGAGKHIQPQLHFAKENGIEILFGNPEDEKQGINIIFPEHPSLIKARDIDVNQLRASYIKNCIKINEVDKISNTDLQFIIEECKGTESFVREKLSELNIEIIE from the coding sequence ATGTCAAATAAAGACCAAAGTTATCAAGGGGTTATGAATAGAAAATCAGAAATCATGATTAAATCAGTTGGTATTGACTATCGTGATTTTGAACTAGAGGGAATTTCCTTTGACTATGAAAGAATGATGAGAGAGACTGGTTATTCTCTACAGGAAATGCAAAGCATTCAAGGGGAATCTGGCGTAGGCAACACACCTTTATTGGAGTTGAAGAATCTAACTGGTTTAGCTAGAAAGCTAGCACCAGAAGGGAAGGGTGCCCGAATCTTCATTAAAGATGAAGCAGCAAACCCTTCAGGAAGCTTTAAAGCAAGAAGAGCCGCCAATGCAGTTTACCACGCAAAAAAGTTAGGATATAAGGGTGTGATTGCAGCAACTAGTGGAAACTATGGTGCAGCTGTAGCCAGCCAAGCCGCAATGCAGGGGCTAAAGTGTATCATTGTACAAGAGTGCTATGATAGTACCGGTAAGGGACAACCAGAGATCATTGAAAAAGCAAGGAAATGTGAGGCCTACGGAGCAGAAGTATTACAACTAACTGTGGGACCTGAGCTTTTTTATATATTTTTGCAGTTATTAGAAGAAACCGGATACTTTAATGCTTCCTTGTATACGCCCTTTGGAATTGCAGGGGTAGAAACATTAGGATATGAATTGGCCATGGAGTTTAGGGAAAAAGAAGGACGGGATCCAGATGTTGTTGTCTGTACAAACGCAGGGGGAGGAAACCTCACGGGAACAGCTAGAGGGTTAATGAAAGCAGGAGCAGATGGCGTAAGGATTGTTGCTGCCAGTGTGAATCTAAAGGGATTGCATATGGCAAGCGATAATCATTTTAATAAAAAATCCTTCACAACAGGGCATACCGGATTTGGGATCCCCTTTGCCACATGGCCAGACCGTTCAGATGTACCTCGATCCGCAGCAAGACCACTTCGTTATATGGATCGATACGTTTTAGTCAACCAAGGAGAAGTATTCTATATGACAGAGGCATTAGCCCAATTAGAGGGATTAGAAAGAGGGCCTGCCGGTAACACATCTTTAGTTGCAGCCTTTAGTTTAGCCCAAGAGATGGATGCGGATCAAATCATTGTGGTACAAGAAACAGAATATACAGGTGCAGGAAAGCATATTCAGCCTCAATTACATTTTGCCAAGGAAAATGGCATTGAAATTTTGTTTGGAAATCCAGAAGATGAAAAACAAGGAATAAATATTATCTTTCCGGAGCATCCCTCTTTGATTAAAGCAAGAGATATCGATGTTAATCAATTAAGAGCTTCTTATATTAAAAATTGTATTAAAATTAATGAAGTTGATAAAATTTCTAACACTGATCTTCAGTTCATCATAGAAGAATGCAAGGGAACTGAATCCTTTGTAAGAGAAAAACTAAGCGAATTGAATATAGAGATCATAGAATAA
- a CDS encoding ornithine aminomutase subunit alpha, with amino-acid sequence MKRADDFQQRRAHLQDLTEEQVEQRFWDLAEKAVDPLIEMGRKYTSPSIERSVLLRMGFSSIEAKSIVEGVMDRGLMGKGAGHVVYRLAKEKQMDIRQAGLELLEGRLWDEVMTIFNGGEK; translated from the coding sequence ATGAAAAGAGCGGACGATTTTCAACAGAGAAGAGCACATTTACAGGATTTAACAGAAGAGCAAGTAGAACAAAGGTTTTGGGATTTAGCTGAGAAAGCAGTTGATCCTTTGATTGAAATGGGAAGAAAATACACATCTCCTTCCATTGAGCGATCTGTTTTATTACGCATGGGATTCTCTAGTATAGAAGCGAAAAGTATTGTTGAAGGTGTAATGGATCGTGGGTTGATGGGTAAAGGAGCTGGACATGTGGTTTACAGATTGGCAAAAGAAAAGCAAATGGACATTCGACAAGCAGGCCTTGAATTACTAGAAGGAAGACTATGGGACGAAGTCATGACCATATTCAACGGAGGTGAAAAATAA